A segment of the Hemitrygon akajei chromosome 10, sHemAka1.3, whole genome shotgun sequence genome:
ATATCCATGGCTCTGTGGGCATCCATCTTTCTGTTAATGCTTCCCTTTGTTGTGCTGAGCACCACAAAATCTAAAGACTCAAAGTGCTTCCACTACAAAAGGCAAAGTAAACTAGCCGGTTCAATGAACCTGGCAGCCGTCATATTCATCTTCCtcctctctttgcttttcctcaTATCTTATGCTAAGATTGCTGTCAAGCTCTACAAGATCTCCCAGGGGAAAAAGAAGGAAGAAATCCGGAAAGTGAGAACTAGAGCAATTTTGAAGACATTTATCGTTCTTGTGATCTACATTGTGTGCTTCATGCCATACCACATTGTTCGAATCCCGTACGTGCTCTCTCAGATGGATATAATTCCCAGCTGCCTCACAAAGAATTCCCTGcacatagccaatgaactggtaCTGTGCCTCTCTGCTCTGAACAGTTGTCTTGATCCAATCATCTATTTCTTCCTCTCCAACTCCTTTCGTAGGACTATACTTAACACCTTTTATGGAAAATTCAACAAAACTTTCCCCAAAACCAATGGCACACTAAACAGTTTCAAATCCATCACAGAAATCTGAAGAGGTGTGATCCCTGAGTAAATGGGATAGAAATGGAATGCAAGGCCTTCATGGCAGCAAAATTGCAGCAACTATCTTGCTGGACCGTGGTACTTCCGGAAAGGATTAGCATCATCGCATTCCTATGGGCTGAAATGGCCATACTACAGAGAGCACAAGTTCCATTTATGAATGCATCTCATAAACAGCCTGGCAAATACATGAGGCAACTATATGGTCACAATAAGGAAAATAAGTGCAAGAGGATGAGTTCGGCTACAGTTATGTGAAGCCTGTTGAATACTGGAATTCATGGGAATGAAAATATCAACCATAGACTCCTCTGATGCAACTATACAACTACTTCCTCTGTGGCTTTCAAACAGGATATTAGAGTCTTTTTGCAAAGAAGATATATGATCTAAGTTATACTGAACTTATAGAGAGCACTTCAAGTGCTCCCCAGATAATTTCAATGCAGCATTATTACGTAAGGAAAAATAAGTACATTCAAGGCCAATTGTGCAACTTGTTCAACCTGAAAATTTCTACCTTCCCAAACTGCGTGGACACAAGAGAGTGTAGACTGTCTGGAGAAGGGCAGATGAACTTCCCAAACTTAAAATATGGATGAGTATTTCATTGTGAAAGTAATTGTTGTTCTGTGAGAATCAAACATCTGcactaaatattaaaaaaaatctttggtcTTGCTGGTTTACATAGTTCATCATGGCGTTGAGAAGAAGGTTttaaattcattttcctgtgcaATAAACCATTTTAAGGACAAAAATGTACTGGACAGTAGATGAGCTGACTTACTAACTTGATGTTTAAAGAACTGCTCTATTTTGGATATATAAGTCCCATTTTAGAAATAATTGTTTTCAATAGGACTGGTAAAATTTGAACCACTGGAATGATTAGACTGTAAATAAAggcaatatgcaaaagaaaaatTGTCTATAATAACCTATAACATGCTCACTGTGTTTATCAACACAGGTCAAAAAGATGATTTTGTATACATCAGCTTTACTCTAATAAAATGTTATTTTCCTAATCAGTGTGGttttgaactttaaaaaataTAGTGACTGAGACAATGTAATATTACTATAGTCTCCTATATTTATCTGAAAGGCTCCACACTGAAATGCACATGCAAAGCAAGAGTTCTAAGAAGGTAAAC
Coding sequences within it:
- the gpr34l gene encoding G protein-coupled receptor 34 like; protein product: MANLSSLASLLDNITQTSITSSTPEPTCIIEDGFLSTVLPVFYSIICVIGLASNVMALWVFYFNQKKATSISIYMKHLALADLLLLLCLPFRIAYHIGEYAWMAKCYFCKIIGAFFYINMYVSIAFLVLISLDRYLKITKPLRKFRLHSVKWSSGISMALWASIFLLMLPFVVLSTTKSKDSKCFHYKRQSKLAGSMNLAAVIFIFLLSLLFLISYAKIAVKLYKISQGKKKEEIRKVRTRAILKTFIVLVIYIVCFMPYHIVRIPYVLSQMDIIPSCLTKNSLHIANELVLCLSALNSCLDPIIYFFLSNSFRRTILNTFYGKFNKTFPKTNGTLNSFKSITEI